One Microbacterium sp. No. 7 genomic window carries:
- a CDS encoding acyl-CoA dehydrogenase family protein — protein MYALSDDQTALIDAVRGFADAAIAPFANEWDRTRHFPVDVLAQAGELGLGGIYTREQWGGAGLSRTDTALVFETLARADTALAAYISIHNMVTWMIDAFGDDAQRERWLPGLTSMTRLGSYCLTEPGAGSDAAALTTRAARDGDEYVIDGVKQFISGAGTSSVYIVMARTGEPGPRGVSAIVVPDGTPGLSFGPLEHKMGWSLQPTRQVILDGVRVPVTHRLGEEGAGFGIAMKGLNGGRLNVAACSLGGAQWALDRTIAYMGERTTFGKRLSEHEALLFRLSDMATQLRAARGLLREAAEALDSDDPGVVPLCAMAKQFVTDVAFTVANDALQLHGGYGYLSEYGIERVVRDLRAHQILEGTNEIMRLIVGRSLVAA, from the coding sequence ATGTACGCACTCTCCGACGACCAGACCGCGCTCATCGACGCCGTCCGCGGCTTCGCGGACGCCGCGATCGCCCCGTTCGCCAACGAATGGGACCGGACCAGGCACTTCCCCGTCGACGTGCTCGCGCAGGCCGGCGAGCTCGGGCTCGGCGGCATCTACACGCGGGAGCAGTGGGGCGGCGCGGGCCTGAGCCGCACCGACACCGCCCTCGTGTTCGAGACGCTCGCGCGCGCCGACACGGCCCTCGCCGCGTACATCTCGATCCACAACATGGTCACGTGGATGATCGACGCGTTCGGCGACGACGCGCAGCGCGAGCGGTGGCTGCCCGGGCTCACCTCGATGACGCGGCTCGGCAGCTACTGCCTGACCGAGCCCGGGGCCGGCTCCGACGCCGCGGCGCTCACGACGCGCGCGGCGCGCGACGGCGACGAGTACGTGATCGACGGCGTGAAGCAGTTCATCTCCGGAGCGGGCACGTCGTCGGTGTACATCGTGATGGCGCGCACGGGTGAGCCGGGACCGCGGGGCGTGAGCGCGATCGTCGTGCCCGACGGCACGCCCGGGCTCTCTTTCGGCCCGCTCGAGCACAAGATGGGGTGGAGCCTCCAGCCCACGCGGCAGGTGATCCTCGACGGCGTGCGCGTTCCCGTGACGCATCGGCTCGGCGAGGAGGGCGCAGGCTTCGGCATCGCCATGAAGGGCCTCAACGGCGGCCGGCTCAACGTCGCCGCGTGCTCCCTCGGCGGCGCGCAGTGGGCCCTCGACCGCACGATCGCCTACATGGGCGAGCGCACGACGTTCGGCAAGCGGCTCTCGGAGCACGAGGCGCTGCTGTTCCGCCTCTCCGACATGGCGACGCAGCTGCGGGCGGCGCGCGGCCTGCTGCGCGAGGCGGCCGAGGCGCTCGACAGCGACGACCCCGGCGTGGTCCCGTTGTGCGCCATGGCCAAGCAGTTCGTGACGGATGTCGCGTTCACCGTCGCCAACGACGCCCTGCAGCTGCACGGCGGCTACGGCTACCTCTCCGAGTACGGCATCGAGCGCGTCGTGCGCGACCTGCGCGCGCACCAGATCCTGGAGGGCACGAACGAGATCATGCGCCTCATCGTCGGCCGCTCGCTGGTGGCGGCATGA
- a CDS encoding phosphotransferase family protein, producing MEEDLTRPERLGPALARATGDDRWLTHDARLIAGGKSNLTFELSSAAGSLILRRPPTGELLPRAHDMGREVRVQRALHPTAVPVPCIVYAETEPHLLDVAFYVMEKVPGIIIADSLPAGYAVTAEERTALADALIDGLVALHTVDPAAIGLSDYGRPAGFLARQVRTWTRQWHASKMRDVPAVDDLAARLTAHEWREDFRASIVHGDYRLDNCVFDAEDPRRLRAVLDWELSTLGDPLADLASLLLFWVEAGEPEPALTPALTRETGFPSRAHLIARYADASGTALDDLDAYVAFAHFKMAVITQGIAARVAAGQMAGQSFGDLIPEVERLAEEGVAALNAALAS from the coding sequence ATGGAGGAAGACCTGACGCGTCCCGAACGTTTGGGGCCCGCGCTGGCGCGGGCCACGGGCGACGACCGCTGGCTCACCCATGACGCCCGTCTCATCGCAGGCGGCAAGTCCAATCTGACGTTCGAGCTCTCCAGCGCCGCCGGGTCGCTCATCCTCCGCCGTCCGCCCACGGGCGAGCTCCTCCCCCGCGCGCACGACATGGGCAGGGAGGTGCGGGTGCAGCGCGCCCTGCATCCGACCGCCGTGCCGGTGCCGTGCATCGTGTACGCCGAGACCGAGCCGCACCTGCTCGACGTGGCCTTCTACGTCATGGAGAAGGTGCCCGGAATCATCATCGCCGACAGCCTGCCGGCCGGGTACGCCGTCACCGCCGAAGAGCGCACGGCGCTCGCCGACGCCCTGATCGACGGGCTCGTCGCGCTGCACACCGTCGACCCGGCCGCGATCGGGTTGTCCGACTACGGGCGCCCGGCCGGCTTCCTCGCACGACAGGTGCGCACCTGGACCCGCCAGTGGCACGCCTCGAAGATGCGCGACGTGCCCGCCGTGGACGACCTGGCAGCACGCCTGACCGCGCACGAGTGGCGCGAGGACTTCCGCGCGAGCATCGTGCACGGCGACTACCGGCTCGACAACTGCGTCTTCGACGCCGAGGACCCGCGGCGCCTGCGCGCCGTGCTCGACTGGGAGCTGTCGACGCTGGGCGACCCGCTCGCCGACCTCGCGTCGCTGCTGCTGTTCTGGGTCGAGGCCGGCGAGCCCGAGCCGGCGCTGACGCCGGCGCTCACGCGCGAGACCGGCTTCCCCTCGCGGGCGCACCTCATCGCCCGCTACGCCGACGCGTCGGGGACGGCGCTCGACGACCTCGACGCCTACGTCGCCTTCGCGCACTTCAAGATGGCCGTCATCACGCAGGGCATCGCGGCCCGCGTCGCCGCCGGGCAGATGGCGGGTCAGTCGTTCGGCGACCTGATCCCCGAGGTGGAGCGGCTCGCCGAAGAGGGCGTCGCCGCGCTCAACGCCGCGCTCGCTTCCTGA
- a CDS encoding enoyl-CoA hydratase/isomerase family protein, whose amino-acid sequence MSVDEPSAIPEPAVRAERRGRLGLLTLNRPRSINALTHEMVRLTTRALREWRDDDAIETVAVVGAGDRGLCAGGDIAALHAAATSGHHERTEAFLRDEYAMNALVSEYPKPYVAFMDGLVLGGGIGISAHGSHRVVTERTRAGMPETGIGAVPDVGGTWLLSRAPGELGTMLALTSGFATGADAILLGLADRFAPSSSLGAMIDALADDGVDAALAHGTAPPEAPLAAQREWIDRVFAGDDLHGIVQRLADEPGPDAEAAHALVASRSPLALAATLRALRTARSLPDLRAALRMEYRAATHAFRRPDFIEGVRALIIDKDKDPRWAPARLDDVTDDAVEAFFAAGPSGELELPAPDERHTSS is encoded by the coding sequence ATGAGCGTCGACGAGCCCTCCGCGATCCCCGAGCCCGCGGTGCGGGCCGAACGGCGGGGCCGGCTCGGGCTGCTCACGCTGAACCGCCCGCGCAGCATCAACGCCCTCACGCACGAGATGGTGCGGCTCACGACGCGGGCGCTCCGGGAGTGGCGCGACGACGACGCGATCGAGACCGTCGCGGTGGTCGGCGCCGGCGACCGGGGGCTGTGCGCGGGCGGCGACATCGCCGCCCTGCACGCGGCCGCCACGAGCGGGCACCACGAGAGGACCGAGGCGTTCCTGCGCGACGAGTACGCGATGAACGCCCTCGTCTCGGAGTATCCGAAGCCGTACGTGGCCTTCATGGACGGCCTGGTCCTGGGCGGCGGCATCGGCATCTCGGCGCACGGATCGCACCGCGTGGTGACCGAGCGCACGCGTGCCGGCATGCCCGAGACGGGCATCGGCGCCGTGCCCGACGTCGGCGGCACGTGGCTGCTCTCCCGGGCGCCGGGCGAGCTGGGCACGATGCTCGCCCTCACCTCGGGGTTCGCGACCGGCGCGGACGCGATCCTGCTCGGCCTGGCCGACCGGTTCGCGCCCTCGTCGTCGCTGGGCGCCATGATCGACGCGCTCGCCGACGACGGGGTGGATGCCGCGCTCGCGCACGGCACCGCGCCGCCCGAGGCGCCGCTCGCCGCGCAGCGGGAATGGATCGACCGGGTGTTCGCGGGCGACGACCTGCACGGCATCGTGCAGCGCCTCGCCGACGAGCCCGGCCCCGACGCGGAGGCGGCGCACGCGCTGGTCGCCTCGCGCTCCCCCCTGGCCCTCGCCGCCACGCTGCGCGCGCTGCGCACCGCGCGCTCGCTCCCCGATCTGCGCGCGGCGCTGCGGATGGAGTACCGTGCGGCCACGCACGCGTTCCGGCGCCCGGACTTCATCGAGGGCGTGCGCGCCCTGATCATCGACAAGGACAAGGACCCGCGGTGGGCGCCCGCCCGTCTCGACGACGTCACGGACGACGCCGTGGAGGCGTTCTTCGCCGCCGGTCCCTCCGGAGAACTGGAGCTGCCCGCTCCCGACGAAAGGCACACGTCATCATGA
- a CDS encoding acyl-CoA dehydrogenase family protein, which yields MSRDLRPSARGAELRDRMIDFMHEHVFPAEHSYEQYRREAGPLDHTVPPVVEELKREARRRGLWNLFHPESEIGQLDYAHIAEISGWSLHLAPEAINGQAPDTGNMELLHLFGTPEQRTQWLEPLLDGTIRSGFAMTEPAVASSDATNIQTRIERDGDDYVITGRKWWTSGAADPRCTVLIVMGRTDPDAETHRQQSMVLVPMDTPGVTVVRDVPIFGRHDQHGHCEISFDGVRVPRTSLLGEEGGGFAAAQARLGPGRIHHCMRALGAGERALSMLVERAKSRVAFGGPLADQGVVQQQIAESRIELDQARLICHLAAKTIDEEGNKAAARLVSTAKVAVPRAVTAIIDRAIQVHGGAGVSDDTPLAGMWAWHRAMRLFDGPDEVHLRSIARAELRREPELRP from the coding sequence ATGAGCAGAGACCTACGCCCTTCGGCACGAGGCGCCGAGCTTCGCGATCGCATGATCGACTTCATGCACGAGCACGTGTTCCCCGCCGAGCACTCCTACGAGCAGTACCGCCGGGAGGCGGGCCCCCTCGACCACACCGTGCCGCCGGTCGTCGAGGAGCTCAAGCGCGAGGCGCGCCGCCGAGGACTGTGGAACCTGTTCCATCCCGAGTCGGAGATCGGGCAGCTCGACTACGCCCACATCGCCGAGATCTCCGGGTGGAGCCTGCATCTGGCGCCCGAGGCGATCAACGGGCAGGCGCCCGACACCGGCAACATGGAGCTGCTGCACCTGTTCGGCACGCCCGAGCAGCGCACGCAGTGGCTGGAGCCCCTGCTCGACGGGACCATCCGATCGGGCTTCGCGATGACCGAGCCCGCGGTCGCGAGCAGCGACGCCACCAACATCCAGACGCGCATCGAGCGCGACGGCGACGACTATGTCATCACGGGACGCAAGTGGTGGACGAGCGGCGCCGCCGACCCCCGCTGCACGGTGCTCATCGTCATGGGCCGCACCGATCCCGACGCCGAGACGCACCGCCAGCAGTCGATGGTGCTCGTGCCGATGGACACGCCCGGCGTCACGGTGGTGCGCGACGTGCCCATCTTCGGACGCCACGACCAGCACGGTCACTGCGAGATCTCCTTCGACGGCGTGCGCGTGCCGCGCACCAGCCTGCTGGGCGAGGAGGGCGGCGGCTTCGCGGCGGCGCAGGCGCGCCTCGGGCCCGGCCGCATCCACCACTGCATGCGCGCGCTCGGCGCGGGCGAACGCGCGCTGAGCATGCTCGTGGAGCGCGCGAAGAGCCGCGTCGCCTTCGGCGGGCCGCTCGCCGATCAGGGCGTCGTGCAGCAGCAGATCGCGGAGAGCCGCATCGAGCTCGACCAGGCGAGGCTCATCTGCCACCTCGCCGCGAAGACGATCGACGAGGAGGGCAACAAGGCCGCCGCGCGCCTCGTGTCCACCGCGAAGGTCGCCGTGCCCCGCGCGGTCACCGCCATCATCGACCGGGCGATCCAGGTGCACGGCGGCGCGGGCGTGAGCGATGACACCCCGCTCGCCGGGATGTGGGCGTGGCACCGTGCGATGCGCCTGTTCGACGGCCCCGACGAGGTGCACCTGCGCTCCATCGCCCGCGCCGAGCTGCGGCGGGAGCCGGAGCTGCGCCCCTGA
- a CDS encoding alpha/beta hydrolase domain-containing protein encodes MRERSPAALPRSAARRTVTAPGNVASRPSEVDMLPAMEAAQRRMREWVSAGVVPPAHPRIEMDADGKVVRDEDGIARGGVRLPDVEAPVAAYYGGGRGPGTVGIAGKTEPFSDERIHERYRTHEGYVAAVNAAARKALEQGVILEEHLAEYDRRAKDHPFPA; translated from the coding sequence GTGCGGGAGCGTAGTCCGGCGGCTCTTCCCCGCTCCGCCGCACGCCGCACCGTGACGGCACCGGGCAACGTGGCCAGCCGGCCGAGCGAGGTCGACATGCTCCCCGCGATGGAGGCCGCACAGCGGCGTATGCGTGAGTGGGTGTCGGCGGGGGTGGTTCCTCCGGCGCATCCGCGGATCGAGATGGATGCCGATGGCAAGGTGGTTCGGGATGAGGACGGCATCGCCCGGGGTGGTGTGCGGCTGCCGGATGTCGAGGCGCCGGTGGCGGCGTATTACGGCGGCGGCCGGGGTCCGGGCACGGTGGGCATCGCGGGCAAGACCGAGCCGTTCTCGGACGAGAGGATCCATGAGCGGTATCGGACGCATGAGGGCTATGTCGCCGCGGTGAATGCTGCGGCGCGGAAGGCGCTCGAGCAGGGTGTGATCCTGGAGGAGCACCTCGCCGAGTACGATCGGCGCGCGAAGGACCACCCCTTCCCCGCGTAG
- a CDS encoding enoyl-CoA hydratase/isomerase family protein: MTHLDLETAALRVDGPLAVLTLRRPPANSLGLQLAADLHAALAAAEAADDVAALVLTGEGRFFCAGGDVAEMAAHDDTTAYVTELVTAANRAVLGMRRTRLLTVAAIGGVTAGAGLGLGLHADVRIASASATFVGAYGTVGLTPDCGVSFLLPAAIGRARAAALLLTGTRLSAHDALAWGLVDAVVDADPVGAAVERALAALARTAPSAIAPTRDLLFPPLDEHERLLAREAHAIARASEHPDARARIHRFAGER, from the coding sequence ATGACGCACCTCGACCTCGAGACGGCGGCGCTCCGCGTCGACGGCCCCCTCGCCGTCCTCACGCTGCGCCGCCCGCCCGCGAACAGCCTGGGGCTGCAGCTGGCGGCCGACCTGCACGCCGCGCTCGCGGCCGCCGAGGCCGCGGACGACGTCGCCGCGCTCGTGCTCACGGGCGAGGGCCGGTTCTTCTGCGCGGGAGGCGACGTCGCCGAGATGGCCGCGCACGACGACACGACGGCGTACGTGACGGAGCTCGTGACCGCCGCGAACCGCGCCGTGCTGGGGATGCGCCGCACGCGCCTGCTGACGGTCGCGGCCATCGGCGGCGTCACGGCCGGCGCGGGACTCGGGCTCGGGCTGCACGCCGACGTGCGGATCGCGAGCGCGAGCGCGACGTTCGTGGGCGCCTACGGCACCGTGGGCCTCACTCCCGACTGCGGCGTGAGCTTCCTGCTGCCGGCCGCGATCGGCCGCGCGCGCGCCGCCGCGCTGCTGCTCACCGGCACCCGGCTCTCCGCGCACGATGCGCTCGCATGGGGGCTCGTGGATGCCGTGGTCGACGCCGATCCGGTCGGCGCCGCCGTAGAACGAGCCCTGGCCGCCCTCGCCCGGACGGCGCCGTCGGCGATCGCACCGACGCGCGACCTCCTGTTCCCGCCCCTCGACGAGCACGAGCGCCTGCTCGCGCGCGAGGCGCACGCGATCGCCCGGGCCTCCGAGCACCCCGACGCCCGCGCCCGCATCCACCGGTTCGCGGGCGAGAGGTGA
- the mmsB gene encoding 3-hydroxyisobutyrate dehydrogenase encodes MTTRIAFIGLGHMGGPMAANLVRAGFEVSGFDLVPAALDTARAAGIAVAPSAAAAAADADVVITMLPAGRHVLDVYERELLSAAAPGTLFIDSSTIAVDEARAAHALARTAGHRSLDAPVSGGVVGAEAGTLAFMVGGDADDFEAARPVLEAMGRRIVHCGDAGLGQAAKVCNNMILAISMIGVSEAFVLGERLGLSHQALFDVAANASGQCWALTVNCPVPGPVPTSPAGRDYTPGFASELMAKDLGLARQALDLTGTHGVLGATANEIYARFAAAEGAGRDFSAIITDIRARSGRADEGTETA; translated from the coding sequence ATGACGACGAGAATCGCGTTCATCGGCCTCGGCCACATGGGCGGCCCCATGGCGGCCAACCTCGTGAGAGCAGGCTTCGAGGTCAGCGGGTTCGACCTCGTGCCGGCGGCCCTCGACACCGCGCGCGCGGCCGGCATCGCGGTCGCGCCCTCCGCGGCCGCGGCGGCGGCGGACGCCGACGTCGTCATCACCATGCTCCCGGCCGGCCGCCACGTGCTCGACGTCTACGAACGGGAGCTGCTGTCGGCCGCCGCCCCCGGCACGCTCTTCATCGACAGCTCGACGATCGCGGTCGACGAGGCGCGCGCGGCGCACGCGCTCGCGCGGACCGCCGGCCATCGCAGCCTCGACGCCCCCGTCTCGGGCGGCGTCGTGGGCGCCGAGGCCGGCACGCTCGCCTTCATGGTGGGCGGCGACGCCGACGACTTCGAGGCCGCACGCCCCGTGCTCGAGGCGATGGGCCGTCGCATCGTGCACTGCGGCGACGCGGGCCTCGGCCAGGCCGCCAAGGTCTGCAACAACATGATCCTCGCGATCAGCATGATCGGCGTGAGCGAGGCCTTCGTGCTCGGCGAGCGCCTGGGCCTGTCGCATCAGGCGCTCTTCGACGTGGCCGCGAACGCGTCGGGCCAGTGCTGGGCCCTCACGGTCAACTGCCCCGTCCCGGGTCCCGTGCCGACGAGCCCCGCGGGCCGCGACTACACGCCGGGGTTCGCGAGCGAGCTCATGGCGAAGGACCTCGGGCTCGCGCGGCAGGCCCTCGACCTCACCGGCACGCACGGCGTGCTCGGCGCGACGGCGAACGAGATCTACGCGCGGTTCGCCGCCGCAGAGGGCGCGGGGCGCGACTTCTCCGCGATCATCACCGACATTCGCGCCCGATCCGGGCGCGCCGACGAAGGGACGGAGACAGCATGA
- a CDS encoding MarR family winged helix-turn-helix transcriptional regulator produces MDPIAEARRQWSAHGWDPAADGMAAVTSIVRAQQILVRRIDRVLKPLGLSFARFEMLVLLSFTRGRRMPMSSASARLQVHPASVTSIVDRLERDGHVRREPHPTDGRATLIVLTEAGERLVGRAVPAVNERVFEDLGISEEDVRSLTGALARFRRAAGDFDDPHPLPEPLG; encoded by the coding sequence ATGGATCCGATCGCCGAGGCGCGCCGGCAGTGGTCGGCGCACGGCTGGGACCCGGCGGCCGACGGCATGGCGGCCGTGACGTCGATCGTGCGGGCACAGCAGATCCTCGTGCGCCGCATCGACCGGGTGCTCAAGCCCTTGGGCCTGTCGTTCGCGCGCTTCGAGATGCTCGTGCTGCTCAGCTTCACCCGCGGCCGGCGCATGCCGATGTCGAGCGCGAGCGCGCGGCTGCAGGTGCACCCGGCCAGCGTGACGAGCATCGTCGACCGGCTGGAGCGCGACGGCCACGTGCGCCGCGAGCCGCACCCGACCGACGGGCGCGCGACGCTCATCGTGCTCACCGAGGCGGGCGAGCGGCTGGTCGGCCGTGCCGTGCCGGCCGTCAACGAGCGGGTCTTCGAAGACCTCGGGATCAGCGAAGAGGATGTCAGGTCGCTCACCGGCGCGCTCGCGCGCTTCCGCCGCGCGGCCGGCGACTTCGACGACCCGCATCCTCTTCCCGAGCCGCTCGGCTGA
- a CDS encoding CoA-acylating methylmalonate-semialdehyde dehydrogenase yields MAKTLTHFIGGAHRDGASGRFADVFDPSTGQVQARVPLASAAEVGEAIATAETAQREWGSWNPQRRARVLMRFLELVARDRDELAELLSREHGKTLDDAKGDIQRGVEVIEFCIGAPHLLKGEFSTGAGTGIDVYSLRQPLGVVAGITPFNFPAMIPLWKAGPALAAGNAFILKPSERDPSVPLRLAELFLEAGLPAGVFSVVNGDKEAVDALLADDRVAAIGFVGSTPIAEYIYATAAAHGKRAQCFGGAKNHLVVMPDADLDQVADALIGAGYGSAGERCMAISVAVPVGAATADALAAKLTERVAALAVGPSLREGVDYGPLITRDAVDRVSAAIQRGIDEGAVVLADGRGLVVEGHEEGFYLGPTLLDHVTPDMAVYREEIFGPVLVITRAQSYEQALGLASDHEYGNGVAIYTRDGDTARDFTARVNVGMVGVNVPIPVPIAYYTFGGWKRSGFGDLNQHGADAFRFYTKTKTVTSRWPSGTKEGASFVIPTMD; encoded by the coding sequence ATGGCAAAGACACTCACCCACTTCATCGGCGGCGCGCACCGAGACGGCGCCTCGGGACGATTCGCCGACGTCTTCGACCCCAGCACGGGGCAGGTCCAGGCACGGGTGCCGCTGGCATCCGCCGCGGAGGTCGGCGAGGCGATCGCGACCGCCGAGACCGCGCAGCGCGAGTGGGGGTCGTGGAACCCGCAGCGCCGCGCCCGCGTGCTCATGCGCTTCCTCGAGCTCGTGGCGCGCGATCGCGACGAGCTCGCCGAGCTGCTGTCGCGCGAGCACGGCAAGACGCTCGACGACGCCAAGGGCGACATCCAGCGCGGCGTCGAGGTCATCGAGTTCTGCATCGGCGCCCCGCACCTGCTCAAGGGGGAGTTCAGCACGGGAGCCGGCACGGGCATCGACGTGTACTCCCTGCGCCAGCCGCTCGGCGTGGTCGCCGGCATCACGCCCTTCAACTTCCCCGCGATGATCCCGCTGTGGAAGGCCGGGCCCGCCCTGGCCGCGGGCAACGCGTTCATCCTCAAGCCGAGCGAGCGCGACCCCTCCGTGCCGCTGCGCCTGGCCGAGCTGTTCCTCGAGGCGGGCCTTCCGGCGGGCGTCTTCAGCGTCGTGAACGGCGACAAGGAGGCCGTCGACGCGCTGCTCGCCGACGACCGCGTCGCGGCGATCGGCTTCGTCGGCTCCACGCCGATCGCCGAGTACATCTACGCGACCGCCGCCGCGCACGGCAAGCGCGCGCAGTGCTTCGGCGGCGCGAAGAACCACCTGGTCGTCATGCCCGACGCCGATCTCGACCAGGTCGCCGACGCCCTCATCGGGGCCGGATACGGCTCGGCCGGCGAGCGCTGCATGGCCATCTCCGTCGCCGTGCCGGTCGGCGCGGCGACCGCCGACGCCCTTGCCGCGAAGCTCACCGAGCGCGTCGCCGCGCTCGCCGTCGGGCCGTCGCTGCGGGAAGGCGTGGACTACGGTCCGCTCATCACGCGCGACGCCGTCGATCGCGTGTCGGCGGCGATCCAGCGCGGCATCGACGAGGGCGCCGTCGTGCTGGCCGACGGCCGCGGCCTCGTCGTCGAGGGCCACGAGGAGGGCTTCTACCTCGGCCCCACGCTGCTCGACCACGTGACGCCCGACATGGCCGTCTACCGCGAGGAGATCTTCGGGCCCGTGCTCGTGATCACGCGGGCGCAGAGCTACGAGCAGGCGCTGGGCCTGGCATCCGATCACGAGTACGGCAACGGCGTCGCGATCTACACGCGCGACGGCGACACGGCCCGCGACTTCACGGCGCGCGTCAACGTCGGGATGGTCGGCGTCAACGTGCCGATCCCCGTGCCGATCGCGTACTACACGTTCGGCGGCTGGAAACGCAGCGGCTTCGGCGACCTGAACCAGCACGGCGCCGACGCGTTCCGCTTCTACACCAAGACCAAGACCGTCACGAGCCGCTGGCCCTCCGGGACCAAGGAGGGCGCGAGCTTCGTCATCCCCACCATGGACTGA
- a CDS encoding 3-hydroxyacyl-CoA dehydrogenase codes for MRIEDDAVALVTGGASGLGRATARRLIDEGAHVVVVDLPSERNEAAVAELGPRAAFAPGDVTSEDDVQAAVDRAHGLGRLRVVVNCAGIAAAQRTVSRQGPHPLDQFSRVVAVNLIGTFNVIRLAAAEMSAGEPTEDGTERGVIVNTASVAAYDGQIGQAAYAASKGGVVGMTLPIARDLAQARIRVVTIAPGLFHTPMFDSLPPDAIASLGAQTPHPSRLGTPEEYASLVAHIVDNPMLNGETIRLDGAIRLAPR; via the coding sequence ATGAGGATCGAGGACGACGCGGTCGCGCTGGTGACGGGCGGCGCATCGGGACTGGGCCGCGCGACGGCCCGCCGGCTCATCGACGAGGGGGCGCACGTGGTGGTCGTCGACCTCCCCTCCGAGCGCAACGAGGCCGCCGTGGCCGAGCTCGGCCCGAGGGCCGCATTCGCGCCGGGCGACGTGACGAGCGAGGACGACGTGCAGGCGGCCGTCGACCGCGCGCACGGGCTCGGCCGGCTGCGCGTCGTGGTGAACTGCGCCGGCATCGCCGCGGCGCAGCGCACGGTGAGCAGGCAGGGGCCCCATCCTCTCGACCAGTTCTCCCGCGTCGTCGCGGTCAACCTGATCGGGACGTTCAACGTCATCCGTCTCGCGGCGGCCGAGATGAGCGCGGGCGAGCCGACCGAGGACGGCACGGAGCGCGGCGTCATCGTCAACACGGCGTCGGTCGCGGCCTATGACGGCCAGATCGGCCAGGCCGCCTACGCGGCGTCGAAGGGCGGCGTCGTGGGCATGACGCTGCCGATCGCGCGCGACCTCGCCCAGGCCAGGATCCGCGTCGTCACGATCGCGCCGGGGCTCTTCCACACGCCGATGTTCGACTCGCTGCCGCCGGACGCGATCGCGTCGCTGGGCGCGCAGACGCCGCATCCGTCGCGCCTCGGCACGCCGGAGGAGTATGCGTCGCTCGTCGCGCACATCGTCGACAACCCCATGCTCAACGGCGAGACCATCCGCCTCGACGGCGCGATCCGGCTCGCACCCCGCTGA
- a CDS encoding alpha/beta fold hydrolase gives MTDWLDDALAHPTTEATVHVDDARIAYRVWEGPAADATVVLVHGGAAHSHWWDPIAPHLTPTHRVVALDLSGHGDSDWREAYSFDAWAREVLMVTEEAATGPVTLVGHSLGGAVSTRIAGMPGIPRVRAVVAVDSPVGDAAPPRSDDARSPFGRTQRQPYATVEEAIARFRPAPAQRFDPRIGDHIARASLRPRDGGWDWKFDRAAIGAAQLEPVPQLLHAGYTYLRAERGIMLRTTQAAIEQRGGSYLELPDCGHAPMLDRPLVLVTALRTVLSLQRTTG, from the coding sequence ATGACCGACTGGCTCGACGACGCCCTCGCCCATCCCACGACCGAGGCGACGGTGCACGTCGATGATGCGCGCATCGCCTACCGGGTCTGGGAAGGGCCGGCGGCGGATGCCACGGTCGTCCTCGTGCACGGCGGCGCGGCGCACTCTCACTGGTGGGACCCGATCGCGCCGCACCTGACGCCGACCCACCGCGTCGTCGCCCTCGACCTCTCCGGGCATGGCGACAGCGACTGGCGCGAGGCGTACTCCTTCGACGCCTGGGCCCGGGAAGTGCTCATGGTCACCGAGGAGGCCGCCACCGGGCCCGTCACGCTCGTCGGCCACAGCCTGGGCGGCGCCGTGTCGACCCGCATCGCGGGCATGCCCGGCATCCCCCGGGTGCGCGCCGTCGTCGCGGTGGACTCGCCGGTCGGCGATGCGGCGCCCCCGCGGTCCGACGACGCACGCTCGCCCTTCGGGAGGACGCAGCGGCAGCCCTACGCCACCGTCGAAGAGGCGATCGCGCGTTTCCGCCCGGCGCCCGCGCAGCGATTCGACCCTCGCATCGGGGATCACATCGCGCGCGCCTCGCTGCGTCCGCGTGACGGCGGCTGGGACTGGAAGTTCGATCGCGCGGCCATCGGGGCCGCGCAGCTGGAGCCGGTGCCGCAGCTGCTGCACGCCGGCTATACGTATCTGCGCGCCGAACGCGGCATCATGCTGCGCACCACTCAGGCGGCGATCGAGCAGCGCGGCGGCAGCTATCTCGAGCTGCCCGACTGCGGTCACGCGCCCATGCTCGACCGACCGCTGGTGCTGGTCACCGCACTCCGCACCGTGCTCAGCCTGCAACGCACGACGGGATGA